From the genome of Oxyura jamaicensis isolate SHBP4307 breed ruddy duck chromosome 2, BPBGC_Ojam_1.0, whole genome shotgun sequence, one region includes:
- the IRX2 gene encoding iroquois-class homeodomain protein IRX-2: MSYPQGYLYQPPGSLALYSCPAYGASALAAPRSEELTRSSSGSAFSPYPGSAAFTAQAAATGFTSPLQYSTDPATGFPSYMGSPYDAHTTGMTGAISYHPYGSPAYPYQLNDPAYRKNATRDATATLKAWLQEHRKNPYPTKGEKIMLAIITKMTLTQVSTWFANARRRLKKENKMTWAPRNKSEDEDDDEGDGARSKEESPEKMPECNETSAEDEGISLQVDSLTDHSCSAESDGEKLPCRAGDPLCESGSECKDKYEDVEEEEEDDDEEDEDDEEDIEEDDGGGGERDPPAKPATSSPLAAVEAPLLGHPHADAARSASKAALGGRASPGPPTPASKPKLWSLAEIATSDLKSQNLGQGCQPAALSSATPASAPHSAAYSPSSLLGRHIYYTSPFYSNYTNYGNFNALQSQGILRYNSAAVASNEGLSQTVLNASSVHKQSSDSLKTITNQLEQHYRPSSYDSKKDPTEVCTVGVQPYL; the protein is encoded by the exons ATGTCCTATCCTCAGGGTTACCTCTACCAGCCCCCCGGCTCGCTGGCTCTGTACTCCTGCCCGGCGTACGGGGCGTCGGCGCTGGCGGCCCCCAGGAGCGAGGAGCTGACCAGGTCTTCGTCGGGATCGGCGTTCAGCCCTTACCCGGGATCGGCAGCTTTCACCGCCCAGGCGGCGGCCACAGGCTTCACCAGCCCGCTCCAGTACTCCACAGACCCCGCCACGGGATTCCCCTCCTACATG GGCTCCCCTTACGACGCCCATACGACGGGGATGACCGGAGCCATCAGCTACCACCCGTACGGCAGCCCTGCCTACCCCTACCAGCTCAATGACCCCGCGTACAGGAAAAACGCCACCCGCGACGCCACGGCCACGCTGAaggcctggctgcaggagcaccgCAAGAACCCCTACCCCACCAAGGGCGAGAAGATCATGCTGGCCATCATCACCAAGATGACCCTCACCCAGGTCTCCACCTGGTTCGCCAACGCCCGCCGGCGACTCAAGAAGGAGAACAAGATGACCTGGGCCCCGCGGAACAAGAGCGAGGACGAGGACGACGACGAAGGCGACGGGGCAAGGAGTAAAGAGGAGAGTCCCGAGAAGATGCCCGAGTGCAACGAAACCTCCGCGGAAGACGAAG GGATCAGCTTGCAAGTCGACTCGCTGACGGACCACTCCTGCTCCGCCGAGTCGGACGGCGAGAAGCTGCCCTGCCGAGCCGGCGACCCCCTTTGCGAGTCGGGCTCGGAATGCAAGGACAAGTACGAGGACgtcgaggaggaggaggaagacgaCGACGAGGAGGACGAGGACGACGAGGAGGACATCGAGGAGGAcgacggcggcggcggggagcgcgACCCGCCGGCCAAGCCCGCCACCTCCTCGCCGCTGGCCGCCGTGGAGGCCCCGCTGCTCGGCCACCCGCACGCCGACGCCGCCCGCAGCGCCAGCAAGGCGGCGCTGGGCGGCCGCGCCTCCCCCGGGCCCCCGACGCCGGCCAGCAAGCCCAAACTCTGGTCGCTGGCCGAAATCGCCACCTCGGACCTCAAGAGCCAGAACCTGGGCCAAGGCTGCCAGCCAGCGGCGTTGTCCTCGGCCACCCCCGCTTCCGCCCCGCACAGCGCTGCCTACTcgccctcctccctcctgggGAGGCATATTTATTACACCTCACCTTTTTATAGCAATTATACAAACTATGGGAACTTCAACGCTCTCCAGAGCCAGGGAATCCTGAGATATAACTCGGCAGCAGTGGCTTCAAACGAGGGACTAAGTCAGACTGTCCTAAATGCCAGCTCTGTTCACAAGCAGAGCAGTGACTCTTTGAAAACGATCACTAACCAGCTAGAACAGCATTACAGGCCCTCTAGTTATGACTCAAAGAAAG ATCCCACTGAAGTCTGCACAGTAGGAGTACAACCATACCTATAG